A part of Candidatus Electrothrix aestuarii genomic DNA contains:
- a CDS encoding transposase, with the protein MLKQKIRSILSEIEGIKAVRKNALIHIFILFIALPGRINFLAMARHGRFSEKTYRSHFEKEFDFFNFNKQLVERFCSPHRILAGDCSFIPKAGIKTPHVAKFWSGCASKSLPGLEISSLAVIDLKANTAFHLECEQTPGTLPDNESRIDFYVNQVINRAPELDKIADYFVYDGAAAKKKFVDGITENTGLHLVSKFPKNANMRYLYTGPRMPGPGRPRQYDGKIRWKKLETYRFDTCYEDDEIIIYTAVVNSVLLKCNVRIAYIYKKCSDSYAILFSTDLNLDGFLIYKYYKARFQIEFLFRDAKQYTGLTHCQARSENKLYFHFNSSLTAVSIAKANFYDSVENQGTPFSMRDITDYYSAKLFLDRILSKLDIELVSDKFDFDYEDLLNTAAALA; encoded by the coding sequence GTGTTGAAACAAAAAATAAGAAGTATTTTAAGCGAAATAGAGGGAATCAAAGCTGTCAGAAAAAATGCCCTGATCCATATTTTTATTCTCTTCATCGCTCTGCCGGGCCGTATCAATTTTCTTGCGATGGCCCGACATGGTCGCTTCTCCGAGAAAACATACCGGAGTCATTTTGAGAAAGAATTTGATTTTTTCAATTTTAACAAGCAACTTGTGGAGAGGTTCTGTTCTCCTCACAGAATTCTTGCCGGAGACTGCTCCTTCATCCCGAAGGCAGGAATAAAAACTCCACATGTTGCCAAGTTCTGGAGTGGATGCGCTTCCAAGTCGTTGCCTGGACTTGAAATAAGCTCTCTTGCGGTTATCGACCTTAAAGCGAATACAGCCTTTCATCTTGAATGTGAGCAAACTCCGGGAACTCTCCCAGATAATGAAAGCCGAATTGATTTTTATGTTAATCAAGTGATCAACCGTGCCCCAGAACTTGATAAAATCGCTGACTATTTTGTTTACGACGGTGCTGCGGCAAAGAAAAAGTTTGTCGATGGCATAACTGAAAATACCGGGTTGCATCTTGTCAGTAAATTTCCCAAAAATGCGAATATGCGCTATTTGTATACAGGGCCAAGAATGCCGGGACCGGGGCGACCGAGGCAATATGACGGAAAAATCCGATGGAAAAAACTCGAGACGTACCGTTTCGACACCTGTTATGAAGATGATGAAATCATTATATATACTGCTGTCGTCAATAGCGTGCTGCTGAAGTGCAATGTTCGTATCGCCTATATCTACAAGAAATGCTCCGACAGTTATGCTATTCTTTTCTCTACCGATTTGAATCTGGACGGATTCTTGATTTACAAGTATTACAAGGCTCGATTTCAGATAGAGTTTCTCTTTCGGGATGCGAAACAATATACCGGCCTCACGCATTGTCAGGCAAGAAGTGAAAACAAACTGTATTTTCACTTCAACTCTTCACTAACCGCCGTTTCAATCGCTAAAGCCAATTTTTATGACAGTGTTGAAAACCAGGGAACTCCTTTCTCAATGAGAGATATAACTGACTATTATTCCGCAAAATTATTTCTTGACCGAATTTTATCCAAACTGGATATTGAGCTGGTTTCAGATAAATTCGACTTCGATTATGAAGATCTGTTGAATACAGCGGCAGCACTTGCATAA
- a CDS encoding CopG family transcriptional regulator, whose product MGQVTIYLDNETENKLKKAAKSSRLSVSKWIAELIQEKITTEWPQDVVKLAGSWKDDFPSIEEIRSNVGHDNPREGL is encoded by the coding sequence ATGGGCCAAGTAACCATTTATCTTGATAATGAAACTGAGAACAAACTAAAAAAAGCTGCCAAATCAAGTCGTCTCTCTGTCAGCAAGTGGATCGCGGAGCTTATTCAGGAAAAAATTACGACTGAATGGCCTCAGGATGTTGTGAAGCTGGCAGGGAGTTGGAAGGATGATTTTCCAAGCATTGAAGAAATTAGGTCAAATGTCGGCCATGATAACCCGAGGGAAGGACTGTAA
- a CDS encoding IS3 family transposase, with protein MSRQAYYQALQRQMLQAAENQLIVELVRAIRQRHPRMGGRKLHYELQDSMAALGISRGRDAFFKLLSAHNLLVPTRLSHRKTTHAGLWRCPNLLIDLTITHVHQAWVGDITYITTETGFVYLALLTDVFSRFIVGFDLSSSLAVEGCDRALKQAIAQADGADLRGLIHHSDHGVQYTAWLYRERLQKMEIRSSMGEVGNCYENALAERVNGILKGEYGLDDLFIDKEHAQKAVREAVWLYNYERPHLALNYGKPAEIYFEKIDVK; from the coding sequence ATCAGTCGGCAGGCATATTACCAGGCATTGCAGCGACAGATGCTCCAGGCAGCCGAAAACCAACTCATCGTGGAACTGGTCAGGGCCATCCGCCAGCGTCACCCACGTATGGGCGGACGAAAACTGCATTACGAACTACAGGATTCGATGGCCGCCTTGGGAATTTCCAGGGGCAGAGACGCATTTTTCAAGCTGTTATCAGCACATAACCTGCTGGTCCCAACCAGACTCAGCCATCGCAAAACCACACATGCTGGCCTGTGGCGATGCCCCAATCTGTTGATTGATTTAACCATTACCCACGTCCATCAGGCCTGGGTTGGTGACATCACCTATATCACGACCGAGACGGGATTTGTTTATCTGGCTTTACTGACCGATGTTTTTTCTCGCTTTATTGTCGGCTTCGATCTCTCGTCGTCGCTTGCGGTCGAAGGGTGTGACCGGGCGCTGAAACAGGCGATAGCACAGGCTGACGGTGCTGATTTGCGTGGCCTGATCCATCATTCGGATCATGGGGTGCAATACACCGCCTGGCTGTACCGGGAGCGATTGCAAAAGATGGAGATACGTTCCAGCATGGGAGAAGTGGGCAACTGTTACGAAAACGCCTTAGCTGAACGAGTGAATGGAATCTTAAAAGGCGAATATGGCCTTGACGACCTTTTCATTGATAAGGAACATGCTCAGAAAGCTGTCCGGGAAGCTGTATGGCTATACAATTATGAACGGCCTCACCTGGCACTCAACTATGGAAAGCCTGCAGAGATTTATTTTGAGAAAATTGATGTGAAGTAG
- a CDS encoding SAM-dependent methyltransferase, with amino-acid sequence MKHNKPSMTARKVALNIVTLGSQPGMDTVLPRGIVDATARLLVASGAAGERTVRLARSPRMIAVYEAFDWMLPGQFEAFAHRKAFCEQQVQDSISSGATQVLVLGAGYDTLCCRLAPEFPGVRFFEIDHPATSSLKQKGIEALGASENLHLIAEDLGERELSDVLRTNADWDVTAQSVILAEGLVMYLATEAVQSLFRQCAASVGQGSRIAFSYIPSGEDGRPYVGRWTGLMLWLQRVVGEPWLWSIRPEELSSFVQQHGWREAPELIKGSNRYGVEFFAVAVVTSNQG; translated from the coding sequence ATGAAGCACAACAAACCGAGCATGACGGCCCGCAAAGTCGCTCTGAACATTGTCACTCTTGGATCACAACCCGGAATGGACACGGTTCTTCCTCGCGGGATTGTTGATGCCACGGCAAGGTTACTTGTTGCATCAGGTGCTGCCGGGGAAAGGACAGTCCGGTTGGCCCGCTCTCCCAGAATGATCGCTGTGTATGAAGCCTTTGACTGGATGCTGCCGGGCCAGTTTGAGGCATTTGCCCATCGCAAGGCCTTCTGTGAACAGCAGGTACAGGACAGTATCAGCAGCGGAGCGACCCAGGTGCTTGTCCTCGGAGCTGGATACGATACCTTGTGCTGTCGATTGGCACCGGAGTTTCCGGGGGTACGTTTTTTCGAGATTGATCATCCGGCCACATCTTCTCTGAAACAGAAAGGGATTGAGGCGTTAGGAGCGAGTGAGAATCTTCACCTGATTGCGGAAGATTTGGGTGAGAGGGAACTGTCTGATGTGCTGAGAACAAATGCGGATTGGGACGTAACGGCGCAAAGCGTTATCCTTGCCGAAGGGCTTGTCATGTATTTAGCAACAGAAGCTGTGCAATCCTTGTTCAGGCAATGCGCAGCAAGTGTCGGTCAGGGATCGCGCATCGCCTTTTCCTACATTCCCAGCGGTGAAGATGGTCGGCCATACGTGGGGCGATGGACCGGGTTGATGCTTTGGTTGCAGAGAGTTGTCGGCGAGCCGTGGTTGTGGAGTATCCGGCCTGAAGAGCTTTCATCGTTTGTACAGCAGCACGGCTGGAGAGAGGCACCGGAGTTGATCAAGGGTTCAAATCGATACGGGGTGGAATTTTTTGCTGTTGCGGTGGTAACCTCCAATCAAGGCTGA
- a CDS encoding alpha/beta hydrolase, producing the protein MSRMIHNGSVKLYAESFGSKDAVPVLLIAGAMAPALFWEDSFCATLAANGYFVIRFDNRDMGRSTHFPQNAPDSGIELPYSINDMVDDAAAVLAAHSGQPAHIIGHSLGGSIAQLFALSYPKKTRSVTAVSSPVLAKGNLPYIATPPEITEKIWGIFMANPMYQDLERGAPEFLKVWRYLNGDWEFDEDMAYRYTEAIYATETIGPAWNHTNVQAGIRDIWEELNRLNKPLLYIHGKKDYLPANPENTKILAHSLDNAKVFIIKGGGHVFFNKELWELLSQKILQHIQ; encoded by the coding sequence ATGTCTCGAATGATACACAACGGATCAGTCAAACTCTACGCTGAAAGCTTTGGCAGCAAAGATGCTGTTCCGGTTCTGCTGATTGCGGGTGCAATGGCCCCAGCTCTCTTTTGGGAAGACAGCTTCTGCGCAACACTGGCTGCCAATGGATATTTCGTTATCCGATTCGACAACCGGGACATGGGCCGCTCAACCCATTTTCCCCAGAACGCACCGGACAGCGGCATTGAGCTTCCCTATTCGATCAATGATATGGTGGACGATGCTGCTGCCGTTCTTGCTGCGCACTCAGGGCAACCGGCGCATATCATCGGCCACTCTCTGGGCGGTTCCATTGCCCAGCTCTTTGCTCTGTCGTATCCGAAGAAAACCAGATCAGTGACAGCAGTGAGTAGCCCTGTCCTGGCCAAAGGAAATCTGCCATATATTGCAACACCTCCTGAGATTACGGAAAAAATCTGGGGGATATTTATGGCAAACCCCATGTACCAGGACCTTGAGAGAGGTGCGCCGGAATTCCTCAAGGTATGGCGTTATCTGAACGGGGACTGGGAGTTTGATGAGGACATGGCCTACCGATATACCGAGGCTATCTATGCCACAGAAACAATCGGCCCGGCCTGGAATCATACCAATGTACAGGCTGGTATCCGGGATATCTGGGAAGAACTGAATCGCCTCAACAAACCCCTGCTCTATATTCACGGGAAAAAAGACTATCTTCCGGCCAATCCGGAAAACACAAAGATCCTTGCCCACTCCCTCGACAATGCGAAGGTTTTCATCATCAAAGGCGGGGGGCATGTGTTTTTCAACAAAGAACTCTGGGAACTTCTGAGTCAAAAAATCCTGCAACATATCCAGTAG
- a CDS encoding PIN domain-containing protein: protein MIKIILDTNILHQEGLNSTRFQILQRLIKSNAVSLIVPEIVIEEYKSKRV from the coding sequence ATGATAAAAATTATATTAGATACAAATATACTTCATCAAGAAGGTTTAAACTCGACTAGATTTCAAATCTTGCAAAGGCTAATTAAGAGTAATGCTGTAAGTCTAATCGTTCCTGAAATAGTGATTGAAGAGTATAAAAGTAAAAGAGTTTGA
- a CDS encoding transposase: MKKEPVKRYSQALKQQVVREYEEGVSIYSLRQKYGIGAHGTVERWIKKFGRSGYRAEVVHIQTVEDQLEFKAMKSRIKELESALAQSVLENRMLETTIEVADQSLGTDIKKISGGNYNQGSSCKADQQAGGL, translated from the coding sequence ATGAAAAAAGAACCTGTCAAACGTTACAGCCAGGCACTTAAACAACAGGTTGTCAGAGAGTACGAAGAGGGCGTCAGCATATACAGCTTGCGTCAGAAATATGGCATTGGCGCTCACGGCACCGTAGAGCGATGGATTAAGAAGTTTGGCCGTTCCGGTTACCGCGCCGAGGTTGTGCATATCCAAACGGTTGAAGATCAGCTTGAATTTAAAGCAATGAAAAGCCGGATCAAGGAGCTGGAATCGGCATTGGCACAAAGCGTCCTTGAAAACCGGATGCTGGAAACCACGATAGAAGTAGCCGATCAATCATTGGGCACTGATATTAAAAAAATTTCGGGAGGAAATTATAACCAGGGCAGCAGCTGTAAGGCAGATCAGCAGGCAGGCGGCCTGTAA
- a CDS encoding class I SAM-dependent methyltransferase: MFEELEKINQRPEPFQYYTASDLWTDEHTSKQMLSYHLNEAIDVSSRNAEFIRRSVDWIAAQFNIGKDTRIADFGCGPGLYAAALAKHGAKVTGIDFSKRSIDYAKEVADREQLNINYLNQNYLKFEPEEQFDLVVMIMCDFCVLSPTQRKMLLSKFHNMLQPGGSVLLDVNSLSAFEQREESATYELNQLNGFWSPNKYYGFVNTFKYDDEKVILDKYTIIEPERTREVYNWFQHFTPEDLENEFVAAGFSIKGLYSDVAGRGYDQKSSEFAVIARKA; encoded by the coding sequence ATGTTTGAAGAACTAGAGAAAATCAACCAACGCCCTGAACCGTTCCAATATTACACGGCAAGTGATCTGTGGACTGATGAGCATACGTCAAAGCAGATGCTTTCATACCATCTTAACGAAGCCATTGATGTTTCTTCGCGAAACGCGGAGTTTATCAGGCGATCAGTGGACTGGATCGCAGCGCAGTTCAATATCGGCAAGGACACCAGGATAGCTGATTTCGGCTGTGGTCCGGGACTCTATGCAGCAGCTTTGGCAAAACACGGCGCAAAGGTGACCGGTATTGATTTCTCCAAAAGGTCCATCGACTACGCAAAAGAAGTTGCAGACCGTGAGCAGTTGAATATCAACTATCTGAACCAGAACTACCTGAAATTTGAGCCGGAAGAACAGTTCGATCTTGTTGTGATGATTATGTGTGATTTTTGCGTCCTCAGCCCGACGCAACGCAAGATGCTTCTGAGCAAATTCCATAACATGCTGCAACCGGGAGGCTCGGTTCTTCTTGATGTAAACTCCCTCTCGGCGTTTGAACAACGGGAAGAGAGCGCGACCTATGAGCTGAACCAACTCAACGGATTTTGGTCACCGAACAAGTATTACGGCTTTGTGAATACTTTCAAATACGATGATGAGAAGGTCATTCTGGATAAGTACACCATCATTGAGCCTGAACGCACCAGAGAGGTCTACAACTGGTTTCAGCATTTTACCCCTGAAGACCTTGAAAACGAGTTTGTTGCGGCTGGCTTCTCCATCAAAGGGCTGTATTCCGACGTTGCAGGCAGAGGTTATGATCAGAAATCCAGCGAATTTGCCGTGATTGCCAGGAAAGCCTAA
- a CDS encoding type II toxin-antitoxin system prevent-host-death family antitoxin: MPATDYLSATALAKKTAAALDSLEQGETGKLIILKNNTPKAVLLSFEAYEALEEELEDLRLAALAFARLKTFKPEEAVSHEEMLEKFGK; encoded by the coding sequence ATGCCCGCAACCGACTATCTTTCCGCCACCGCTCTGGCAAAAAAAACAGCTGCTGCTCTTGATTCCCTGGAACAGGGCGAGACAGGGAAACTCATTATTTTGAAAAACAACACGCCCAAGGCGGTTCTGCTTTCATTTGAGGCATATGAAGCTCTTGAGGAGGAACTGGAGGATCTGCGCCTTGCCGCCCTTGCCTTTGCCCGTCTGAAAACCTTTAAACCGGAAGAGGCAGTTTCTCATGAGGAAATGCTGGAGAAGTTCGGCAAATGA
- a CDS encoding type II toxin-antitoxin system RelE/ParE family toxin, with protein MNWAVTYHPGVENDLKRVGPSAARRILRAIDTKLTRAPMQFGAPLSGSLSEFRKLRIGDYRVVYQVTETSVTVYVLAVGPRRDKEIYDLASGRM; from the coding sequence ATGAACTGGGCTGTCACTTATCATCCCGGTGTTGAGAATGACCTGAAGCGTGTCGGTCCGTCCGCAGCCCGACGCATCCTGCGGGCCATAGACACAAAACTGACCCGCGCTCCCATGCAGTTCGGCGCACCGCTTTCCGGCAGCCTGTCCGAGTTTCGGAAATTGCGGATAGGAGATTACCGGGTGGTTTATCAGGTCACAGAGACCTCTGTCACCGTGTACGTGCTCGCAGTCGGGCCACGCAGAGACAAAGAAATTTATGATCTTGCATCCGGGCGGATGTAA
- a CDS encoding IS1380 family transposase → MKKKKNTTYRKSDLKINYIDITDDCLTSRSGLSLFIAYLHGISLFPIIESLFCDLRKSKKGASAVEIFKQIFCFMMDGTSRHLVYFDDLKADKGYAACIETSEDDMASSHTIKRFFGNFSFVKVFVFRRLLQKLFIWRLNITKPAVVELGIDTMVMDNDDAECRHGVKPTYKKKKGFQPLQMNWGRFFVDAVFRGGDKHSNHGDTVQKMILHIVNRIRKEYRHDVPIVIRMDSGFFDQKIFEFCEQLGVGYICGGKMYKDIKEFASETTRWRRFAAPGKKDIWEYAEFGTKRGNWKQFRRAIYCRLCNHGSQLRLPGTGPDTVIITNLGRGGTIDELLEKAGVMSEYVSANAIVAGYHVRGSDELVNRGFKDFGHEQLPFTRFTPNAAWYYMLLVGFFLFESFKEDAASPVVSITAYASTVRRQLIDVAGKIVRHSGQVVLKVARCAFEGLQLAEMLKRCIEPPVLQH, encoded by the coding sequence ATGAAGAAGAAAAAAAACACGACCTATCGAAAAAGTGACCTGAAAATTAATTATATTGACATAACTGACGACTGTTTGACCAGTCGGTCAGGTCTGTCTCTTTTTATAGCGTACCTGCATGGTATTTCATTATTCCCTATTATTGAGAGTTTGTTCTGCGATCTGAGAAAAAGCAAAAAAGGTGCATCGGCGGTTGAGATATTCAAGCAGATATTCTGTTTTATGATGGACGGAACCAGTCGACATCTGGTGTACTTTGACGATCTTAAGGCAGATAAGGGCTATGCCGCCTGTATAGAGACATCAGAGGATGACATGGCCTCCTCGCATACAATCAAGCGTTTTTTCGGCAATTTTTCTTTTGTTAAAGTGTTTGTTTTTCGACGTCTGCTGCAGAAGCTGTTCATTTGGCGATTGAATATAACCAAGCCAGCCGTTGTTGAACTCGGCATTGATACAATGGTTATGGACAACGATGACGCAGAGTGTCGACATGGAGTAAAACCGACCTATAAAAAAAAGAAAGGATTCCAGCCGTTACAGATGAACTGGGGAAGATTTTTTGTAGATGCGGTTTTTCGCGGTGGTGATAAGCACTCGAATCACGGTGACACTGTCCAAAAAATGATATTGCATATTGTGAATCGCATCAGAAAGGAATATCGACATGATGTCCCGATTGTTATTCGAATGGACAGTGGTTTTTTCGACCAGAAGATTTTTGAATTTTGTGAGCAACTTGGTGTTGGTTATATCTGTGGTGGGAAGATGTATAAAGATATAAAAGAATTTGCAAGTGAGACAACCCGTTGGAGGCGTTTTGCCGCACCCGGTAAGAAAGATATTTGGGAGTATGCGGAATTCGGCACTAAAAGGGGTAATTGGAAGCAATTTCGACGAGCTATATACTGTCGCCTGTGCAACCACGGGTCTCAGCTTCGGCTTCCAGGAACTGGTCCGGACACCGTGATCATTACAAATCTTGGGCGTGGCGGAACTATTGACGAACTTCTTGAAAAGGCGGGTGTTATGTCAGAATATGTAAGTGCCAACGCTATTGTTGCAGGGTATCATGTACGCGGTAGCGACGAGTTGGTTAACCGAGGTTTCAAGGATTTTGGCCATGAACAACTGCCGTTCACTCGATTCACTCCAAACGCTGCGTGGTATTACATGTTACTGGTCGGCTTTTTTCTTTTTGAATCATTCAAAGAGGATGCAGCTTCTCCCGTAGTTTCAATAACAGCCTATGCATCAACAGTACGCCGTCAACTGATAGATGTAGCGGGTAAAATTGTCAGGCACAGCGGTCAGGTTGTATTAAAAGTGGCCCGGTGTGCTTTTGAAGGGCTTCAATTAGCCGAAATGTTAAAAAGGTGTATTGAGCCCCCTGTGTTACAACACTAG
- a CDS encoding NUDIX domain-containing protein, translated as MDYTAITYREDKYGGIIIDEATVVQPIDAFEKSLVKMISNQADKKLLWITLPISKSHYIPVFTKHEFTFYDCNEKTIILLRKLAHNPVIPTPTNHTIGVGAFVRDGDSILVVKDRVYRKYKLPGGYVDNAENISQAVTREVSEETGIDVQPESVVSIGHFSPCQFNASNIYFVCKAVPLSTTINITDSREILEARWISIDEYMNAEDIHPYNKLIVKVAMENRGMKPEPCDFFTSLNSQHEFFS; from the coding sequence ATGGATTACACAGCGATTACATACAGGGAAGACAAATATGGTGGCATCATAATTGATGAGGCCACCGTTGTTCAACCTATTGATGCGTTTGAAAAAAGCCTCGTAAAGATGATCTCCAATCAGGCCGACAAGAAATTACTGTGGATTACTCTGCCCATCAGTAAATCGCATTATATTCCTGTATTCACAAAGCACGAATTTACATTTTATGACTGTAATGAAAAGACAATCATTCTGCTCAGGAAATTGGCACATAACCCTGTCATTCCCACCCCGACAAACCACACAATAGGAGTGGGGGCGTTTGTCCGGGACGGAGACAGCATATTGGTTGTCAAGGACAGGGTATACAGAAAATATAAGCTTCCGGGTGGTTATGTAGACAACGCAGAAAATATCTCACAGGCGGTCACAAGAGAGGTATCTGAAGAAACCGGAATAGATGTGCAGCCGGAGTCTGTCGTTTCCATCGGTCACTTTTCGCCATGTCAGTTTAATGCGTCAAATATTTATTTTGTTTGCAAAGCCGTGCCGTTATCCACAACGATTAATATTACCGACAGCCGGGAGATACTTGAAGCGCGATGGATAAGCATTGATGAGTATATGAACGCTGAGGATATTCACCCGTATAATAAATTGATTGTCAAAGTTGCAATGGAAAACAGAGGCATGAAACCTGAACCATGTGATTTTTTTACAAGCCTGAACAGCCAACATGAATTCTTCTCTTAG
- a CDS encoding VacJ family lipoprotein has product MKQIFLTFLISLLMISGNVPPAFSDVLSQADDEIDFLDDAYYDTSNEESRVNDPLEGINRAVFVFNDYVFLWILNPIATGYSEIVPADIRGAFANFFYNLQEPVRIINTLLQIRLSDTGTLLARFTINSIGGVAGLGDPAAMLGFQRVEANLGQTLGSWGVPDGFFLMAPLLGPTTLRDLSGRLADSFTLTYIYSWAATEQELTIAFAGEDVNGLSLHRGEYEKLKKMSVDPYTAFRSGFYQHREKK; this is encoded by the coding sequence ATGAAACAGATCTTCCTTACATTCCTGATCAGTCTTCTTATGATCAGTGGTAACGTGCCACCTGCTTTCAGCGATGTACTCTCACAAGCTGATGATGAAATAGATTTTCTCGATGATGCCTATTATGACACGTCCAACGAAGAAAGCAGGGTAAACGATCCCTTGGAAGGAATTAACCGAGCTGTCTTCGTCTTTAATGATTACGTCTTCTTGTGGATTCTTAATCCCATAGCCACAGGATATAGCGAAATTGTTCCTGCAGATATCCGAGGGGCTTTTGCAAATTTCTTTTACAACTTGCAGGAACCTGTGCGGATTATCAATACGCTCTTACAAATCAGGTTATCAGACACAGGAACCTTACTGGCTCGTTTTACGATCAACAGTATTGGCGGTGTTGCCGGACTTGGAGACCCGGCTGCTATGCTGGGATTCCAGAGAGTCGAGGCAAATTTGGGCCAAACACTGGGATCCTGGGGCGTACCTGATGGTTTCTTTCTTATGGCTCCCCTCCTGGGACCAACGACACTGCGTGATCTTTCCGGCAGGCTGGCTGATAGCTTCACCCTCACCTATATTTATTCCTGGGCAGCAACGGAGCAAGAACTCACCATTGCCTTTGCAGGCGAGGACGTTAACGGACTATCCCTCCACCGGGGAGAATATGAAAAGTTGAAAAAAATGAGCGTCGATCCTTATACAGCCTTTCGCAGCGGCTTTTATCAGCATCGCGAAAAAAAATGA
- a CDS encoding type II toxin-antitoxin system VapC family toxin, whose amino-acid sequence MYLLDTNTLIYFFKDIGNVAETLLSKSPKDISIPSIVLYELEVGIAKSNKPEKRKKQLEALTSRITVQPFASREAEAAAMIRADLEKKGTPIGPYDTLIAGTALSLNATLVTNNTREFQRVAGLSLEDWF is encoded by the coding sequence ATGTATCTTCTTGACACAAATACATTGATTTACTTCTTTAAAGATATTGGCAATGTGGCTGAAACGTTACTGTCTAAGTCGCCAAAAGATATTTCTATTCCCTCAATCGTTCTCTATGAGCTTGAAGTAGGCATTGCAAAATCAAACAAGCCTGAGAAAAGAAAAAAGCAACTTGAAGCACTGACTTCAAGAATTACCGTTCAACCTTTTGCCTCGCGTGAAGCTGAAGCGGCAGCAATGATCAGAGCAGATTTAGAAAAAAAGGGAACGCCTATAGGCCCATACGATACCCTTATTGCAGGAACAGCTCTGAGTTTGAACGCCACACTGGTCACCAATAACACAAGAGAATTTCAAAGGGTTGCTGGTCTGTCGCTGGAAGATTGGTTTTGA